A single Paraburkholderia sp. FT54 DNA region contains:
- a CDS encoding porin yields the protein MKTSISSALKTTLKATACAALLASASSAFAQSSVQLYGQVDEWVGAQKFPGGKTAVQVSGGGMSTSYWGLKGAEDLGNGYKAIFALEGFFLAQNGQYGRFTGDTMFSRNAYVGIESPYGTVTAGRLTTPLFVSTILFNPFIDSYQFSPMIWHTYLGLGTFPTYSTDQGATGDSGWSNAVSYSSPNFNGLSATAMYALGNTTENGAKKWSGQVLYFHGPFAATAVYQYVNFNNVPGDLGSFSTSGVPGLKSQSVAQVGVSYDLKFVKFFGQYMYTYNDQQVTSWHVNTAQGGATVPFGPGSVMASYAYSRDGGGFDQTRQTASVGYDYPLSKRTDVYAAYMYDHISSMSSGNTYGVGLRAKF from the coding sequence ATGAAAACAAGCATCAGCAGTGCGCTGAAGACCACCCTCAAGGCAACCGCGTGTGCCGCTTTGCTGGCCAGTGCATCGTCTGCTTTTGCGCAATCGAGCGTGCAGCTCTACGGTCAGGTCGACGAATGGGTCGGCGCGCAGAAATTCCCGGGGGGCAAGACTGCGGTGCAGGTCTCGGGCGGCGGCATGTCGACTTCGTACTGGGGCTTGAAAGGGGCCGAGGATCTGGGCAACGGCTACAAGGCGATCTTCGCGCTGGAAGGGTTCTTCCTGGCGCAAAACGGCCAGTACGGCCGCTTCACGGGCGACACGATGTTCTCGCGTAACGCGTACGTCGGTATCGAGTCGCCCTACGGCACGGTGACAGCAGGCCGTCTGACCACGCCGCTGTTCGTGTCGACGATTCTGTTCAACCCGTTCATCGACTCGTACCAGTTCTCGCCGATGATCTGGCACACGTACCTGGGTCTCGGCACGTTCCCGACCTACTCGACGGATCAGGGCGCGACGGGCGATTCGGGCTGGAGCAATGCGGTGTCGTACTCGTCGCCGAACTTCAACGGTTTGAGCGCGACGGCCATGTACGCGCTCGGCAACACGACCGAGAACGGCGCGAAGAAGTGGAGCGGCCAGGTGCTGTACTTCCACGGCCCGTTCGCGGCGACGGCGGTGTATCAGTACGTGAACTTCAACAACGTGCCGGGCGACCTCGGCAGCTTCAGCACGTCGGGCGTGCCCGGCCTGAAGAGCCAGAGCGTCGCGCAAGTCGGCGTGTCGTACGACCTGAAGTTCGTGAAGTTCTTCGGCCAGTACATGTACACGTACAACGACCAGCAGGTCACGAGCTGGCACGTGAACACGGCGCAAGGCGGCGCAACCGTGCCGTTCGGCCCGGGCTCGGTGATGGCGTCGTACGCCTACTCGCGCGACGGCGGCGGCTTCGACCAGACCCGTCAGACGGCTTCGGTCGGCTACGACTATCCGCTGTCCAAGCGCACGGACGTCTACGCAGCCTACATGTACGACCATATCTCCAGCATGTCGAGCGGCAACACCTACGGGGTCGGCCTGCGCGCGAAGTTCTAA
- a CDS encoding bile acid:sodium symporter family protein — protein sequence MARPKLLPDNFTLCLVGTVILASLLPVHGQAAVGFNWVTNVAVGLLFFLHGAKLSREAIIAGATHWRLHLVVLLSTFALFPLLGLALKPLLSPLVTPALYAGVLFLCTLPSTVQSSIAFTSIAKGNVPAAVCSASASSLLGIFITPALVSFVVTNQAAGGGASPWHTVGNIVLQLLVPFVAGQLLRPLIGKWIERNRGVLKFVDQGSILLVVYGAFSEAVNEGLWHQIPLSALGGLLLVCVVLLALALTVTIFVSKRLGFSRADQITIIFCGSKKSLAAGVPMAKVIFASHAVGAVVLPLMLFHQIQLMVCAALAQRWGARDTSGETHAGSRERTAAAVARR from the coding sequence ATGGCTCGCCCAAAACTGCTTCCGGACAACTTCACCTTGTGCCTCGTGGGCACCGTGATCCTTGCCAGCTTGCTGCCAGTTCATGGGCAGGCCGCCGTCGGCTTCAACTGGGTGACAAACGTGGCGGTCGGCCTGCTGTTTTTCCTGCATGGCGCCAAGCTCTCACGCGAAGCGATCATTGCGGGCGCGACGCACTGGCGACTGCATCTCGTGGTACTGCTCAGCACGTTCGCGCTCTTTCCGCTGCTCGGCCTCGCGCTTAAACCGCTCCTTTCGCCACTTGTCACGCCGGCGCTCTATGCGGGGGTCCTCTTCCTCTGCACGCTGCCGTCGACGGTCCAGTCGTCGATCGCGTTCACGTCTATTGCCAAAGGCAACGTGCCGGCTGCCGTGTGCAGCGCGTCGGCCTCGAGCCTGCTCGGCATCTTCATCACGCCCGCACTCGTCAGCTTCGTCGTCACCAATCAGGCGGCCGGCGGCGGCGCGTCGCCGTGGCATACCGTGGGCAACATCGTGCTGCAGTTGCTGGTGCCGTTCGTGGCCGGCCAGTTGCTGCGCCCGTTGATCGGCAAGTGGATCGAGCGCAATCGTGGCGTGCTGAAGTTCGTCGACCAGGGCTCGATCCTGCTGGTGGTGTACGGCGCGTTCAGCGAGGCCGTCAACGAGGGCTTGTGGCATCAGATTCCCCTTTCCGCGCTCGGCGGCCTGCTGCTGGTTTGCGTCGTGCTGCTCGCGCTGGCCCTGACCGTGACGATATTCGTCAGCAAGCGGCTCGGTTTTAGCCGCGCGGACCAGATCACCATCATTTTCTGCGGCTCGAAGAAAAGCCTCGCCGCCGGCGTGCCGATGGCCAAGGTGATTTTCGCCTCGCATGCGGTGGGCGCCGTAGTCTTGCCGCTGATGCTGTTCCACCAGATCCAGTTGATGGTGTGCGCCGCGCTCGCGCAGCGCTGGGGGGCGCGCGACACCAGCGGCGAGACCCACGCCGGCTCGCGCGAGCGGACCGCCGCCGCCGTCGCGCGCCGTTGA
- a CDS encoding phosphodiesterase — protein sequence MQPRSPSRSAAPRVEELIARRNLSAVFQPIVDFEDGAILGYEGLIRGPAGTPLEAPFALFSQALAEGCTFELERAAARTCIEAFAQLDFDGKLFLNFSAGAMRRLAEAGDDTLALLRHRGVDPQRIVVELTEQSTILDVGSFLPVISALRAVGAQFALDDYGTANASMNLWVRLQPDVVKIDRFFIHDIACDPLKFEAVRAMQHFASASGARLVAEGIENEADLIVVRDMGIGCGQGFFFGRPHAQPARSVTDDARDALRAGHIAVFPETTRTVSSASPSGGMASEKMLVHAPALPRHATNNDVLELFNRLPDLHAVAVVEQDEPVALINRRSFMDRYALPYHRELFGKRPCLLFANASPVVIEKSMTVEQMAKLLASDDQRYLADGFVIADNGKYAGLGTGENLVRAVTEVRIEAARYANPLTFLPGNIPISSHIARLLGNDAGFYACYVDLNHFKPFNDQYGYWQGDEVLKFAAVVLADVCDPTRDFLGHVGGDDFLILFQSDDWRERVLRAIHVFNGGAQRFYAPTDRLAGGIHGEDRRGNPTFFGFVTMAIGCVRVEPADGLSRYNSEEIASVAALAKRRAKHEASGFVLIEADESVALLRGQAEAAHAPLE from the coding sequence ATGCAACCTCGCTCGCCCTCCCGATCCGCCGCGCCGCGCGTCGAGGAATTGATCGCCCGGCGTAATCTGTCCGCCGTGTTCCAGCCGATCGTCGATTTCGAAGACGGCGCGATCCTCGGCTACGAAGGTCTGATCCGCGGCCCGGCCGGCACCCCGCTCGAAGCGCCGTTTGCCCTGTTTTCGCAAGCGCTCGCCGAGGGCTGCACGTTCGAGCTCGAACGCGCCGCCGCGCGCACCTGCATCGAAGCGTTCGCGCAGCTCGACTTCGACGGCAAGCTGTTTCTGAATTTCAGCGCGGGCGCGATGCGTCGGCTGGCCGAGGCGGGCGACGACACGCTCGCGCTCCTGCGTCATCGCGGCGTCGATCCGCAGCGGATCGTGGTCGAGCTGACCGAGCAAAGCACGATTCTGGATGTCGGCAGTTTCCTGCCGGTGATCTCGGCGCTGCGTGCCGTAGGCGCGCAATTCGCACTCGACGACTACGGCACCGCGAACGCCAGCATGAACTTGTGGGTGCGGCTGCAACCGGACGTCGTGAAGATCGACCGCTTTTTCATTCACGACATTGCCTGCGATCCGCTCAAGTTCGAAGCCGTGCGCGCGATGCAGCACTTCGCCAGCGCGAGCGGCGCGCGGCTCGTGGCCGAGGGCATCGAAAACGAAGCGGATCTGATCGTGGTGCGCGACATGGGGATCGGCTGCGGGCAGGGCTTTTTCTTCGGCCGTCCCCACGCGCAGCCGGCCCGCAGCGTAACCGACGATGCCCGCGACGCGCTGCGCGCCGGCCACATCGCCGTGTTTCCCGAGACCACGCGCACGGTGAGCAGCGCGTCGCCTTCGGGCGGCATGGCGTCGGAGAAGATGCTGGTGCACGCGCCGGCGCTGCCGCGCCACGCGACCAACAACGACGTGCTCGAACTGTTCAACCGCCTGCCCGATCTGCATGCCGTCGCGGTGGTCGAACAGGACGAGCCGGTCGCGCTGATCAACCGCCGCAGCTTCATGGACCGCTACGCGCTGCCGTATCACCGCGAGCTGTTCGGCAAGCGCCCTTGCCTGCTGTTCGCCAATGCATCGCCGGTGGTCATCGAGAAATCGATGACCGTCGAGCAGATGGCCAAGCTCCTCGCGAGCGACGATCAGCGTTATCTCGCCGACGGCTTCGTCATCGCCGACAACGGCAAATACGCCGGCCTCGGTACTGGCGAGAACCTCGTGCGGGCAGTGACCGAAGTGCGCATCGAAGCCGCGCGCTACGCGAACCCGCTGACCTTCCTGCCGGGCAACATCCCGATCAGTTCGCACATTGCCCGCCTGCTCGGCAACGACGCCGGCTTCTACGCGTGCTACGTCGACCTGAACCATTTCAAGCCGTTCAACGACCAGTACGGCTACTGGCAAGGTGACGAAGTGCTGAAATTCGCCGCCGTCGTACTCGCCGACGTGTGCGACCCGACCCGCGACTTCCTCGGGCACGTAGGCGGCGACGATTTCCTGATCCTGTTCCAGAGCGACGATTGGCGCGAGCGCGTGCTGCGCGCGATCCACGTGTTCAACGGAGGCGCGCAGCGCTTTTACGCGCCGACCGATCGGCTCGCCGGCGGCATCCACGGTGAGGACCGGCGCGGCAATCCGACCTTCTTCGGTTTCGTGACGATGGCGATCGGCTGCGTGCGCGTCGAGCCCGCCGACGGCCTATCGCGCTACAACAGCGAGGAAATCGCGTCCGTCGCGGCGCTGGCCAAGCGGCGCGCGAAGCACGAGGCGAGCGGATTCGTACTGATCGAGGCGGACGAAAGCGTGGCCTTGCTGCGCGGCCAGGCGGAAGCCGCTCACGCGCCGCTGGAGTAA
- a CDS encoding LacI family DNA-binding transcriptional regulator gives MATTIRDVARAASVSIGTVSRALKNQPGLSEATRERVVQAARKLGYDAAQLRPRIRRLTFLLHRQHNNFAVSPFFSHVLHGVEDACRERGIVPSVLTAGPTEDVIQQMRLHAPDAVAIAGFVEPETLTTLVAMQRPLVLIDLWAPGMRSVNLDNAAGATLAMRHLFEQQRKRVAFIGGSLAHFSIAQRALGYRRAFFEAGLLFDPSLEVTIDAGLDPDSGAARAMHQLLDAPGPRPDAVFAYNDAAALAALRACLARGLRVPEDIAIIGFDDIPAAAHATPPLSTISVDKEALGRRGVELLLEDAPAELEVRLPVHLIARASTLVKMP, from the coding sequence ATGGCCACAACCATCCGCGACGTCGCCCGCGCGGCCAGCGTGTCGATCGGCACCGTCTCACGCGCATTGAAGAACCAGCCGGGCCTTTCCGAGGCCACCCGCGAGCGCGTCGTTCAGGCGGCGCGCAAGCTCGGCTATGACGCTGCCCAATTGCGCCCGCGCATCCGCCGCCTCACCTTTCTGCTGCATCGTCAGCACAATAATTTCGCCGTCAGCCCGTTCTTTTCGCACGTGCTGCACGGCGTGGAAGACGCCTGCCGCGAGCGCGGCATCGTGCCGTCCGTGCTGACCGCCGGTCCGACCGAAGACGTGATCCAGCAGATGCGCCTGCACGCGCCGGACGCAGTGGCGATCGCCGGTTTCGTCGAACCGGAGACGCTGACCACGCTCGTCGCGATGCAGCGCCCGCTCGTGCTGATCGACCTGTGGGCGCCCGGCATGCGCTCGGTGAATCTGGACAACGCCGCGGGCGCCACGCTCGCCATGCGGCATCTGTTCGAGCAGCAGCGCAAGCGCGTCGCGTTTATCGGCGGCTCGCTCGCGCACTTCAGCATCGCGCAGCGCGCGCTCGGCTACCGGCGCGCGTTTTTCGAGGCGGGCTTACTGTTCGACCCGTCGCTGGAAGTGACGATCGACGCCGGCCTCGACCCCGACAGCGGCGCCGCCCGCGCGATGCATCAGTTGCTCGACGCGCCGGGCCCGCGCCCGGACGCCGTGTTTGCCTACAACGACGCCGCCGCGCTCGCCGCGCTGCGCGCGTGCCTCGCGCGCGGACTGCGCGTGCCCGAGGACATCGCCATCATCGGTTTCGACGACATTCCCGCCGCCGCCCACGCCACGCCGCCACTGTCGACCATCTCGGTCGACAAGGAAGCGCTCGGCCGGCGCGGCGTCGAGCTTCTGCTGGAAGACGCACCTGCCGAACTGGAAGTCCGTTTGCCCGTCCATCTCATTGCCCGTGCCAGTACTTTGGTGAAAATGCCATGA
- a CDS encoding AGE family epimerase/isomerase yields MTQSDPLHPVNGVAAPPVESFRTRDFLLSHVQDTLRFYAPNVLDPSGGFFHFFRDDGSVYDKTTRHLVSSCRYVFNYAMAYRQFGDPQHLEYTRHGLRFLREVHWDGQHEGYDWELEWHDGKKRTLDATRHCYGLAFVLLAYSHAAMAGIEEAKPMIGATFELMEHRFWDAAAGLYADEASPEWRVSSYRGQNANMHTTEALLAAHEATGHLVYLDRAERVASNITLRQAKLSQGLVWEHFHADWSVDWHYNEEDSSNIFRPWGFQPGHQTEWAKLLLILERFRPLPWLLPRAIELFDAAMTHAWDEDHGGLYYGFGPDGTVCDHDKYFWVQAETFATAALLGKRTGNERFWDWYDEIWRYSWAHFVDHKYGAWYRILTCDNRKYSDEKSPAGKTDYHTMGACYEVLAHALPDGAAAAPESAEQTK; encoded by the coding sequence ATGACGCAATCCGATCCGCTTCACCCCGTCAACGGCGTCGCGGCGCCGCCCGTCGAGAGCTTCCGCACGCGCGACTTTCTGCTCTCGCATGTGCAGGACACGCTGCGCTTCTATGCGCCGAACGTGCTCGACCCGAGCGGCGGCTTTTTCCATTTCTTCCGCGACGACGGTTCGGTCTACGACAAAACCACGCGGCATCTGGTAAGCAGTTGCCGCTACGTGTTCAACTACGCGATGGCGTATCGCCAGTTCGGCGACCCGCAGCATCTCGAATACACGCGCCACGGCCTGCGGTTCCTGCGCGAAGTGCATTGGGACGGCCAGCACGAAGGCTACGACTGGGAACTCGAATGGCACGACGGCAAGAAGCGCACGCTCGACGCGACGCGCCACTGCTACGGCCTCGCGTTCGTCCTGCTCGCCTATTCGCATGCGGCGATGGCCGGCATCGAGGAAGCGAAGCCGATGATCGGCGCGACCTTCGAGTTGATGGAACACCGCTTCTGGGACGCCGCCGCGGGCCTCTACGCCGACGAAGCGTCGCCCGAATGGCGAGTCAGCTCGTACCGTGGGCAGAACGCGAACATGCACACCACCGAGGCGCTGCTTGCCGCGCATGAAGCGACCGGCCATCTCGTCTATCTGGATCGCGCGGAGCGGGTGGCGTCGAATATCACGCTGCGTCAGGCGAAGCTGTCGCAGGGTCTGGTGTGGGAGCACTTTCACGCGGATTGGTCGGTCGACTGGCACTACAACGAGGAAGACAGCTCGAACATCTTCCGCCCGTGGGGCTTCCAGCCGGGGCATCAAACCGAGTGGGCGAAGCTGCTGCTGATTCTCGAGCGCTTCCGTCCGTTGCCGTGGCTGCTGCCGCGCGCCATCGAACTGTTCGACGCCGCCATGACGCACGCGTGGGACGAAGACCACGGCGGCCTCTACTACGGCTTCGGCCCCGACGGCACCGTGTGCGACCATGACAAGTATTTCTGGGTCCAGGCGGAAACCTTCGCAACGGCCGCGCTGCTCGGCAAGCGCACCGGCAACGAACGCTTCTGGGACTGGTACGACGAGATCTGGCGCTATAGCTGGGCGCATTTCGTCGATCACAAGTATGGCGCGTGGTACCGCATCCTCACGTGCGACAACCGCAAGTACAGCGACGAAAAGAGTCCGGCCGGCAAGACCGACTATCACACCATGGGCGCGTGCTACGAAGTACTGGCCCACGCGCTGCCCGACGGGGCGGCCGCTGCGCCCGAATCCGCGGAGCAAACAAAATGA
- a CDS encoding carbohydrate kinase → MSNPSANHEFPFFVSAGDILTDLVRTGASQWLSRPGGAGWNVARCVARLGLPTACAGSLGVDNFSDELWNASVAAGLDMRFMQRVARPPLLAIVHQTHPPAYFFMGENSADLAFDPAQLPAGWMGQVKWAHFGCISLVRQPIGNTLATLAAELRSQGVKISFDPNYRNLMEHGYEPTLRKMAALADLIKVSDEDLRLLFKTDDEAGALAQLRAMNPAATVLVTRGPESAMLIDGAMVTEARPPRVEVVDTVGAGDASIGGLLFSLMTAPQRAWPEHLAFALAAGAAACRHAGAHAPSLDEVVALL, encoded by the coding sequence ATGAGCAATCCGAGCGCGAATCACGAATTCCCCTTCTTCGTCTCAGCCGGCGACATCCTCACCGATCTCGTCCGCACCGGCGCTTCGCAATGGCTCTCGCGTCCCGGCGGCGCCGGCTGGAACGTGGCGCGCTGCGTGGCGCGGCTCGGTCTGCCGACCGCGTGCGCGGGCTCGCTGGGCGTCGATAACTTCTCCGATGAGTTGTGGAACGCGAGCGTCGCGGCCGGGCTCGACATGCGCTTCATGCAGCGCGTCGCACGCCCGCCCTTGCTGGCGATCGTCCATCAGACGCATCCGCCCGCGTACTTCTTCATGGGCGAGAACAGCGCCGATCTGGCCTTCGATCCTGCGCAACTGCCGGCGGGCTGGATGGGTCAGGTGAAGTGGGCGCACTTCGGCTGCATCAGCCTCGTGCGCCAACCCATCGGCAACACGCTTGCCACGCTCGCGGCAGAGCTGCGTTCGCAAGGCGTGAAGATCAGTTTCGATCCGAACTACCGGAATCTGATGGAGCACGGCTACGAACCCACGTTGCGGAAAATGGCCGCGCTCGCCGATCTGATCAAGGTGTCGGACGAAGACTTGCGCCTGCTGTTCAAGACCGACGACGAGGCCGGCGCACTCGCGCAGTTGCGCGCCATGAATCCGGCCGCCACGGTGCTGGTGACGCGCGGACCGGAGAGCGCCATGCTGATCGATGGCGCCATGGTGACCGAGGCGCGGCCGCCGCGCGTCGAGGTGGTCGATACGGTCGGTGCCGGCGACGCGTCGATCGGCGGCCTGCTGTTCAGTCTGATGACCGCGCCGCAGCGGGCCTGGCCGGAACACCTGGCGTTCGCGCTGGCCGCCGGCGCGGCCGCTTGCCGCCATGCCGGCGCGCATGCACCGTCGCTCGATGAGGTCGTCGCGCTACTGTAA
- a CDS encoding ion channel, with the protein MATEPSDRPSGFGGAEARAPSRRPRGSREMRLDDRVVIAHGMPTPLWQDLYHRALVVRWPTFFISLAVLFVLLNTTFATLYMLGNAPIANQFPAGFGGAFFFSVETLATVGYGDMHPQTVYAHWIATLEIFVGMSSIALATGLIFARFSRPHAKIMFTRYAVIRPLDGRMTLMVRSANARQNVIAEARAKLRILRQETTAEGYTLRKLYDLTLVRDQHPVFKLGWTLMHIVDESSPLFGETAETLKRLDTSLILTLEGVDESTSQTMQARHMWSCDQIYWHHRFVDIMSERDGVSHIDYALFDEIVPLDDAPVGTVKAESPLP; encoded by the coding sequence ATGGCGACTGAACCGTCAGACCGTCCTTCCGGCTTCGGCGGCGCCGAAGCGCGCGCGCCCTCGCGCCGCCCGCGCGGCAGCCGCGAGATGCGTCTGGACGATCGCGTCGTCATCGCGCACGGCATGCCGACGCCGCTCTGGCAGGATCTCTACCACCGCGCCCTGGTGGTTCGCTGGCCGACGTTTTTCATCTCGCTCGCGGTTCTGTTCGTGCTGCTCAACACCACGTTCGCCACGCTCTATATGCTGGGCAATGCGCCGATCGCCAATCAGTTTCCGGCCGGTTTCGGCGGCGCATTCTTCTTTAGTGTCGAAACGCTCGCGACAGTCGGTTACGGCGACATGCATCCGCAAACCGTCTACGCGCATTGGATCGCCACGCTGGAAATTTTCGTCGGCATGTCCAGCATTGCGTTGGCGACGGGGCTGATCTTCGCGCGCTTTTCGCGCCCGCACGCGAAGATCATGTTCACCCGTTACGCGGTGATCCGGCCGCTCGATGGCCGCATGACGCTGATGGTGCGCTCCGCCAACGCGCGTCAGAACGTGATCGCCGAGGCCCGCGCCAAGCTGCGCATTCTGCGCCAGGAGACTACCGCTGAAGGTTATACGCTGCGCAAACTTTACGACCTGACGCTGGTACGCGATCAACACCCGGTGTTCAAACTGGGCTGGACGCTGATGCATATCGTCGACGAAAGCAGCCCGCTGTTCGGCGAAACCGCCGAAACGCTCAAGCGCCTCGACACCTCATTGATTCTCACGCTGGAGGGCGTCGACGAATCGACTTCGCAAACCATGCAGGCGCGCCACATGTGGTCGTGCGATCAAATCTACTGGCATCACCGTTTCGTGGACATCATGAGCGAGCGGGACGGCGTGAGCCATATCGATTACGCGCTGTTCGACGAGATCGTACCGCTCGACGATGCGCCGGTCGGCACCGTCAAGGCAGAGTCGCCGTTGCCGTAA